A genomic stretch from Raphanus sativus cultivar WK10039 unplaced genomic scaffold, ASM80110v3 Scaffold3090, whole genome shotgun sequence includes:
- the LOC130506300 gene encoding heavy metal-associated isoprenylated plant protein 34-like: protein MNKQDVMKLQTCVLKVNVHCEGCKHKVKKQLQKIEGVYSVKADVEQGKVTVTGNVDPTLLVKKLSKSGKHAEIIGGGGGGGGKGMPNLNGKGGKESNQVKGKGNGGGGGGQNQGHGGQPMQLTPQQIQQMMMMKAAQAGGGHGGKDMKMMMPPVASKDQKKSVKFAEEDDDFSDDYDDEFSEDDYDDDEFDDEDGDMGGHGGGGGKHHMPPNKMMMPNKMPQMSQHGGDGGPKGPNEIMMMMNGFKASGGGGGGGAGKKGGGGGGGFEIPVQMKGMGEGKMGKEGKKGGKGGEKGKKEGKDSKGGGGKTGKTDAKSGGGLLGFFKNVKSGKGDEKKGGGKKEGGGGDKVKSSGCGGGGVHHYDSGPKKGGGKSKGGAHGAHGIDDLMKHNKAGGGGNKGNHSAKGMGNHMGQGGQMGMMGQGGPMGPGGPMGMMSQGGHPMGMMGQGGQMGHQGGSYPAVQGLPMSGGGGYYPPPAQANHQMNQQQYMQMMMHQQQQQQQAAAAHGGYGGGHGGEMYHPMMYARQYPAVNYAHPPPMPPPHSGPYTDMFSDENPAGCSIM, encoded by the exons ATGAATAAACAAGATGTTATGAAGCTTCAG acATGTGTTCTGAAAGTGAACGTACACTGTGAAGGCTGTAAGCATAAAGTGAAGAAACAGTTGCAGAAAATCGAAG GTGTGTACTCTGTAAAAGCAGATGTAGAACAGGGGAAAGTTACTGTCACAGGGAACGTTGACCCTACTCTTCTCGTTAAGAAGCTGAGCAAGTCGGGGAAACATGCCGAGATTATAGGCGGtggtggcggaggaggaggaaaagGGATGCCTAATTTGAATGGTAAAGGTGGAAAAGAGAGCAACCAAGTTAAGGGGAAAGGtaacggtggtggtggtggtggtcagAATCAAGGACATGGAGGTCAACCAATGCAGTTGACTCCTCAGCAGATTcaacagatgatgatgatgaaggctGCTCAAGCTGGTGGTGGTCATGGTGGGAAGgatatgaagatgatgatgccTCCTGTGGCGTCTAAGGATCAGAAGAAGTCTGTTAAGTTTgcggaagaagatgatgattttaGTGATGATTATGATGACGAGTTCAGTGAAGATGATTATGATGACGATGAGTTCGATGATGAGGATGGTGACATGGGAGGtcatggaggaggaggaggtaaGCATCACATGCCTCCAAATAAGATGATGATGCCTAACAAGATGCCACAAATGAGCCAGCATGGTGGTGATGGTGGACCTAAGGGGCCTAATgagattatgatgatgatgaatggtttcaaagccagtggtggtggtggtggaggaggagcgGGGAAGAAAGGAGGCGGAGGAGGTGGTGGCTTCGAGATTCCGGTGCAAATGAAGGGAATGGGTGAGGGTAAAATGGGAAAAGAGGGCAAGAAAGGAGGTAAAGGAGGAGAGAAGGGTAAGAAGGAAGGGAAAGATAGTAAAGGAGGTGGGGGCAAAACCGGCAAAACAGATGCCAAGAGTGGTGGTGGCCTCTTAGGGTTTTTCAAAAACGTTAAAAGTGgaaaaggagatgagaagaagGGAGGTGGTAAGAAAGAAGGTGGCGGGGGTGATAAGGTCAAATCCTCCGGTTGTGGGGGAGGAGGTGTTCACCATTATGATAGTGGGCCTAAAAAGGGAGGAGGTAAATCGAAAGGAGGAGCTCATGGGGCCCATGGTATTGATGATCTAATGAAACACAACAAAGCAGGCGGAGGAGGTAACAAGGGTAATCATAGCGCCAAGGGGATGGGTAACCACATGGGACAAGGTGGTCAGATGGGGATGATGGGCCAAGGTGGTCCAATGGGTCCAGGTGGTCCTATGGGCATGATGAGTCAAGGTGGTCATCCAATGGGCATGATGGGTCAAGGTGGTCAAATGGGACACCAAGGCGGCTCCTATCCGGCCGTACAAGGGTTGCCGATGAGTGGAGGAGGAGGATATTATCCACCACCAGCTCAGGCAAATCATCAAATGAACCAACAACAGTATATGCAAATGATGATGCaccagcaacaacaacaacaacaagctgCTGCAGCTCATGGAGGATATGGTGGTGGTCACGGTGGAGAAATGTACCATCCGATGATGTATGCACGGCAGTATCCAGCAGTGAATTATGCTCATCCGCCGCCAATGCCGCCTCCACACTCGGGTCCTTATACTGATATGTTCAGTGATGAGAATCCAGCTGGTTGTAGTATCATGTGA
- the LOC130506301 gene encoding uncharacterized protein LOC130506301: MMTGGNYTTIDSQKVSGSVPSVPDPGHTTVKFTESNLQTFPPSAAQGKISGGSNPPRDADDTFSGPGNGSSSRDEPQSGGWLHKFTVGAYKPFFDVDTSDVVDRLKESLFPFRGTFTEKTADKPDLYGPFWICTTLIFVAASIGTFVTYVAHKWKKQEWNYDINLVTWSAGVFYGYVTLVPLALYVVLKYFSAPSGLVQLFCLYGYSLFIFIPALCLSVVPVEIFRWVIAGVAGFMSATFVALNLKAHINSAGERSILIIASIFLLQLGLAVVLKLYLFTVTV; encoded by the exons ATGATGACCGGCGGGAACTACACGACTATCGACAGCCAGAAAGTCTCTGGATCTGTACCT TCTGTTCCAGATCCAGGCCACACCACCGTCAAATTCACAG AATCAAATCTTCAAACCTTTCCTCCTTCTGCTGCTCAGGGCAAGATCTCTGGTGGTAGTAATCCCCCTCGTGACGCCGACG ATACGTTTTCTGGACCTGGTAACGGTAGTAGTAGTAGAGATGAACCTCAGTCTGGTGGCTGGCTCCATAAATTCACTGTTGGTGCTTACAAGCCGTTCTTCGATGTGGACACTTCGGATGTTGTGGACAGACTCAAAGAGTCTCTCTTCCCGTTCCGTGGAACGTTTACTGAGAAGACTGCTGATAAGCCTGACTT gTATGGTCCGTTTTGGATATGCACTACTTTGATATTCGTGGCGGCGTCTATCGGCACGTTTGTCACGTACGTAGCGCACAAGTGGAAGAAACAAGAGTGGAACTACGATATCAATCTGGTGACTTGGTCTGCAGGAGTGTTCTATGGATATGTCACGCTTGTTCCTCTAGCGTTATATGTCGTTCTCAAGTACTTCTCTGCGCCTTCAGGGCTTGTCCAGCTCTTCTGCCTCTACGGATATTCCCTGTTCATCTTCATCCCTGCATTG TGCCTCTCGGTGGTGCCAGTGGAGATCTTTAGATGGGTCATCGCGGGTGTGGCAGGGTTCATGTCTGCGACATTTGTAGCTCTGAACCTCAAAGCGCATATCAATTCAGCTGGAGAGAGATCAATCCTGATAATCGCAAGTATATTTCTTTTGCAGCTGGGGCTTGCGGTTGTGCTGAAGCTATATCTATTTACTGTCACCGTATGA